The window GACGTCCCGGTGCTCGGCGTGTCCGGGCCCGCGGCCGCGCCGGTGCGCACGCTCGGCCGGCTCCGCCGGGCGGGCCTGCCCGTCCCGCTGCACCTGGCCGCCAGCCTGGCCACCTACCCGCACCTGGCGCCCGCCGACCGGGCCCGGGTGGTCCGCGGCGCGATCGCGCTCCAGGGCCTCGACCTCGCCGATCCGGCGCTGGACGCGGTCTCGTTCGGTGACTGGCTGCGCCGCAACGGGCAGAACGAGCGCACCATCGCCGCGCTCTGGGACCTGGTCGGCGTGGCCACCCTGAACGCCCGGGCCGACCAGGTGTCGCTGGCGCTGGCCGCGATGGTCTTCAAGACTGGCCTGCTCTCCGATCCGGGCGCCTCCGACATCGGCATGGCAGCCGTCCCGCTCGGCGTGATCCACCACGACCGGGCGCTCGCCGAGCTGGAGCGCGCCGGCGTGAAGGTACTGCTGCGAGCCCGGGCTACCGAGCTCAAGCCGTCCGCCCCGCAGCACGCCGTCCGGCTGGAGAGCGGCGAGCTGCTCATGGCCGACACGGTGGTGCTGGCCGGCGCCCAGGACACCGCTGCCGCCCTGCTGCCGCCCGACGCCGTCGACGCCCAGCAGCGGCTGGCCGGCTTCGGCACCGCGCCGATCCTCAACGTGCACGTGGTCTACGACCGCAAGGTGCTGCGGCGCCCGTTCTTCGCCGCGCTCGGCTCGCCGGTGCAGTGGGTCTTCGACCGCACCGCGCACTCCGGGCTGGCCGCCACCGAGCTGGGCCGGGCCCACCCCGGGGCCCAGTACCTGGCGCTCTCCCAGTCCGCCGTCCAGGACGAGATCGACCTGCCGGTGGCCGAGCTGCGCCGCCGCTACCTGCCCGAGCTGGCCCGGCTGCTCCCCGCCGCCGGCGGGGCCGAGGTGCTGGACTTCTTCGTCACCCGCGAACGCACCGCCACCTTCGACCCGGCCCCGGGCACGGCCGCCGTCCGCCCGACGGCCCGCACGCACGTCCCCGGCCTGCTGCTGGCCGGCGCGTGGACGGCCACCGGGTGGCCCGCGACCATGGAGGGCGCCGTCCGCAGCGGCCACGCCGCGGCCGACGCGGCGCTCGCCGGCGCCGGTACCCGGCTCCCGGTGGACCGCGGCGACGGGAGGTGGCCCCGGTGACCCAGGGCCCCGCCGCCGGTCCCGGCGACCCCGCGAGATCCGGCCGCCCCACCGCCGGCCGCACCGGTCTCATCGACATCGCAAGCGCCCGGCCGTCCCGCGCGGCCCGGCACCACCAGGGAGAGGGAACGCACGTGGAGTCACGCACCGGCACTGCCGTCGGAGGCACGGCGCACGCCGAACCGGTCTCGGTGCCGGAGCTGCTCGCCCGCAGCCGCACGCTCTGCACCCCGCCGTTGCGGGCCGCCGTCGCCCGTTTGGCCGCACCGATGGACACCGTCGGGGCCTACCACTTCGGCTGGATCGACCGGGACGGCACGCCGGCCGCGGGGGACGGCGGCAAGGCCGTGCGCCCCGCCCTGGCGCTGCTCTCGGCCCAGGCCGTCGGCGCTCCGGCGGAGGCCGGTGTGCCCGGTGGGGTGGCCGTTGAACTGGTGCACAACTTCTCCCTGCTCCATGATGATCTGATGGACGGTGACGAGACCAGACGGCACCGGGCCACCGCCTGGACGGTCTTCGGACCGGCCCAGGCGATCCTGGTGGGCGACGCCCTGGCGACGCTCGGTACCGAGGTGCTGCTCGACGCGGCCACCGCCGGTGGCACGAGCCCCACCGACGCCGCGCGCGCCGTCCGGCTCCTCACCACCGCCACCCGTCGGCTCATCGACGGCCAGGCCATGGACGTCGCCTTCGAACAGCGGGACAGCGTCACCGTCGCCGAGTGCCTGGAGATGGAGGGTGGCAAGACCGCCGCCCTGCTCGCCGCCGCCTCCGCGATCGGCGCCGTCCTGGCCGGCGCCGACGACCGGGTCTCGGACGCCCTCCAGCGCTACGGCCACCACCTCGGACTGGCCTTCCAGGCGGTGGACGACCTGCTCGGCATCTGGGGCGCCACCGAGGTCACCGGAAAGCCGCACTGGGGGGACCTCCGCCAGCGCAAGAAGTCCTTGCCGGTGGCCGCGGCCCTCGCCGAGGGCGGCTCGGCCTCGCGCCGGCTCGCCGAACAGCTGGCCGACCCCTCGGGGCGCGGCGAGGAGAGCGAGCCCGAGCTCGCCGCCCGCGCCGCGCTGATCGAGGAGGCCGGCGGCCGCGCCTGGACCCAGGAGGAGGCCCGCCGCCAGCACACGACTGCCCTCGCCGCTCTGGACGAGGTGCCCATGCCCGATGTGGTGCGCGAGCACTTCGTCGCACTCGCCGAATTCGTGGTGGTACGAGAGAGGTGACGTTACGTTGACAGCAACCGCGGACGGCCGGCTCGACCCTGAGTACGATTCCGAGCCGGTCGCGGTGGGCGACCGCCCCCCGGCGCTGCTGAGCGCCGGGCGGTCGGCCGACCGGCCCGACCAGGAGCAGGACGGTCCGCTCTCGGCCGAGGAGGCACTGGCGCGCGCCACCACCCACCTGCTCTCGCTGCAGAGCTCCGAGGGCTGGTGGAAGGGCGACCTGGAGACCAACGTCACCATGGACGCCGAGGATTTACTGCTCCGGCAGTTCCTCGGGATCCGGACGGAGGAGCAGACCAAGGCCACCGCCGAGTGGATCCGCTCCCAGCAACGGGAGGACGGCACCTGGTCCACCTTCCACGGCGGACCGGCGGAGCTCTCCACCACGGTCGAGGCCTACGTCGCGCTCAAGCTCGCCGGTGACGATCCCGACGCCCCGCACATGCTCGCCGCCGCCCGCTACGTCCGGTCCGCCGGCGGCATCGCGGCCGCCCGGGTCTTCACCCGGATCTGGCTGGCCCTCTTCGGCTGGTGGCCCTGGGCGCGGCTGCCCGAGATGCCACCTGAGATCATCTTCCTGCCCAAGTGGCTCCCGCTGAACATCTACGCCTTCGGATGCTGGGCCCGGCAGACCATCGTGCCGCTCACCATCGTCTCGGCGCACCGCCCGGTGCGCCCCGCGCCGTTCCCGCTGACCGAGTTGCACACCGACCCGGAGCACCCCTTCCCCGAGCGCCCGCTCGCCCCCGCCACCACCTGGGACGGCGTCTTCGAACGCCTGGACAAGGTGCTGCACGCCTACCACCGCCGGGCGCTGCGCCCACTGCGCCGGCTCGCCCTCTCGCAGGCCTGCCGCTGGATCGTCGAGCGGCAGGAGGCGGACGGCTGCTGGGGCGGGATCCAGCCGCCCGCCGTCTACTCGCTGATCGCCCTGCACCTGGAGGGCTACGAACTCGACCATCCGGTGATGCAGGCCGGGCTCTCCTCCTTCGACCGCTTCACCGTGCACACCGAGGACGGCCGGCGCTGGCTGGAGGCCTGCCAGTCCCCGGTCTGGGACACCTGCCTGGCCACCATCGCGCTGGCCGACGCCGGGCTGCCGGCCGATCACCCCGCGCTGGTCTCGGCCGTCGACTGGATGCTCGCCGAGGAGATCACCCGGCGCGGCGACTGGTCCGTCCAGCGGCCCTCGCTCGCCCCCGGCGGCTGGGCGTTCGAATTCGAGAACGACACCTACCCCGACATCGACGACACCGCCGAGGTGGTGCTCGCCCTGCGCCGGGTGGCCCACCCCGATCCCGCCAAGGTGACCGGCGCGGTCGACCGCGGGGTCGGCTGGAACCTCGGCATGCAGTCCAAGAACGGCGCCTGGGGCGCCTTCGACGTCGACAACACCAGCACCCTGCCCAACAAGCTGCCGTTCTGCGACTTCGGCGAGGTGGTCGACCCGCCGTCCGCCGACGTCACCGCCCACGTGGTGGAGATGCTCGCCGAGGTCGGCAAGGGCAAGGACCCCCGCACCCGCCGGGGCGTGGAGTGGCTGCTGCGCAACCAGGAGGCCGACGGCTCCTGGTTCGGCCGCTGGGGCACCAACTACATCTACGGCACCGGCTCGGTGCTGCCCGCCCTGGTCGCGGCCGGCGTCCCGGACGAGCACCCGGCGATCCGCCGCGCCGTCCGCTGGCTGGAGGACCGGCAGAACACCGACGGCGGCTGGGGCGAGGACATGCGCTCCTACGAGGACCCGGCCCGCTGGGCCGGGCGCGGCGACTCCACCGCCTCGCAGACCGCGTGGGCGCTGATGGCGCTGCTCGCGGCCGGCGAGGGCCCGGACGGCCGGGCCAACCCGGCGGTCGTGCGCGGGGTCGACTGGCTGGCCCGCACCCAGCTGCCCGAGGGCACCTGGGACGAGCCGCAGTTCACCGGGACGGGCTTCCCGTGGGACTTCTCCATCAACTACCACCTCTACCGGCTGGTCTTCCCGGTCACCGCGCTCGGCCGGTACCTGCACGGCACTCCCGCCACCGGCCGGGACAGCGTCCCCGGCGCCAAGGGCGCCCCGGCCGGCGGCAGCCCGGTGATCGGAGCGGCCCGGTGAAGCCCGCTCCGCTGCTGGTGCTCTGCGCACTCGGCCCCGAGGTCTGGGCCCTGCGCGGAGGGGACTGGCGCGGCGCCGCCGGCGGGCCGCCGGTACTGGTCCGCACCGGTGTCGGTCGCCGCCGGGCCGCCCACACGGTCAGACGGCTGCTCACCTCGGCGCCCGGCGGCTACGGCGCCGTCGTGGTGGCCGGATTCGGCGCGGCCGTCGCGCCGGGAATAACACCCGGTGACGTGATCGTTGCGGACGGCGTGCGCGATGCCGAGGGGAACCTCTTCGCGGTCGACTCCGGGCCCGAGCTCAGCCGGGCGCTGAAGACGCGTGGGCTGACGGTCCACACCGGCGTGCACCACACCGCCGACCACGTGGTGCGCGGTCTGGAGCGGCGCGCCCTGCACCTGCAGGGCGCACTCGCCGTCGACATGGAGGCCGCGGCGGTCCTCGCCGCCCTCCAGGAGATCCGCCCGGCCCTGCCCGCCGCCGTC of the Kitasatospora sp. NBC_01246 genome contains:
- the hpnE gene encoding hydroxysqualene dehydroxylase HpnE, encoding MTGRADAARPAAVVVGGGLAGITTALRLAEADHRVTLVEGRPRLGGLAFSFQRGELTVDNGQHVYLRCCTAYRGLLDRLGASRLVHLQDRLDVPVLGVSGPAAAPVRTLGRLRRAGLPVPLHLAASLATYPHLAPADRARVVRGAIALQGLDLADPALDAVSFGDWLRRNGQNERTIAALWDLVGVATLNARADQVSLALAAMVFKTGLLSDPGASDIGMAAVPLGVIHHDRALAELERAGVKVLLRARATELKPSAPQHAVRLESGELLMADTVVLAGAQDTAAALLPPDAVDAQQRLAGFGTAPILNVHVVYDRKVLRRPFFAALGSPVQWVFDRTAHSGLAATELGRAHPGAQYLALSQSAVQDEIDLPVAELRRRYLPELARLLPAAGGAEVLDFFVTRERTATFDPAPGTAAVRPTARTHVPGLLLAGAWTATGWPATMEGAVRSGHAAADAALAGAGTRLPVDRGDGRWPR
- a CDS encoding polyprenyl synthetase family protein; this encodes MESRTGTAVGGTAHAEPVSVPELLARSRTLCTPPLRAAVARLAAPMDTVGAYHFGWIDRDGTPAAGDGGKAVRPALALLSAQAVGAPAEAGVPGGVAVELVHNFSLLHDDLMDGDETRRHRATAWTVFGPAQAILVGDALATLGTEVLLDAATAGGTSPTDAARAVRLLTTATRRLIDGQAMDVAFEQRDSVTVAECLEMEGGKTAALLAAASAIGAVLAGADDRVSDALQRYGHHLGLAFQAVDDLLGIWGATEVTGKPHWGDLRQRKKSLPVAAALAEGGSASRRLAEQLADPSGRGEESEPELAARAALIEEAGGRAWTQEEARRQHTTALAALDEVPMPDVVREHFVALAEFVVVRER
- the shc gene encoding squalene--hopene cyclase; its protein translation is MTATADGRLDPEYDSEPVAVGDRPPALLSAGRSADRPDQEQDGPLSAEEALARATTHLLSLQSSEGWWKGDLETNVTMDAEDLLLRQFLGIRTEEQTKATAEWIRSQQREDGTWSTFHGGPAELSTTVEAYVALKLAGDDPDAPHMLAAARYVRSAGGIAAARVFTRIWLALFGWWPWARLPEMPPEIIFLPKWLPLNIYAFGCWARQTIVPLTIVSAHRPVRPAPFPLTELHTDPEHPFPERPLAPATTWDGVFERLDKVLHAYHRRALRPLRRLALSQACRWIVERQEADGCWGGIQPPAVYSLIALHLEGYELDHPVMQAGLSSFDRFTVHTEDGRRWLEACQSPVWDTCLATIALADAGLPADHPALVSAVDWMLAEEITRRGDWSVQRPSLAPGGWAFEFENDTYPDIDDTAEVVLALRRVAHPDPAKVTGAVDRGVGWNLGMQSKNGAWGAFDVDNTSTLPNKLPFCDFGEVVDPPSADVTAHVVEMLAEVGKGKDPRTRRGVEWLLRNQEADGSWFGRWGTNYIYGTGSVLPALVAAGVPDEHPAIRRAVRWLEDRQNTDGGWGEDMRSYEDPARWAGRGDSTASQTAWALMALLAAGEGPDGRANPAVVRGVDWLARTQLPEGTWDEPQFTGTGFPWDFSINYHLYRLVFPVTALGRYLHGTPATGRDSVPGAKGAPAGGSPVIGAAR
- a CDS encoding 5'-methylthioadenosine/S-adenosylhomocysteine nucleosidase family protein; protein product: MKPAPLLVLCALGPEVWALRGGDWRGAAGGPPVLVRTGVGRRRAAHTVRRLLTSAPGGYGAVVVAGFGAAVAPGITPGDVIVADGVRDAEGNLFAVDSGPELSRALKTRGLTVHTGVHHTADHVVRGLERRALHLQGALAVDMEAAAVLAALQEIRPALPAAVLRVVVDTPERELLRPGTLPAGVRAWRTLRATVPALVDWHEQNRPRQAGPRSASLNHPTPSTLPQEAS